Proteins from a genomic interval of Candidatus Micrarchaeia archaeon:
- a CDS encoding type II toxin-antitoxin system PemK/MazF family toxin, whose product MKNPLKGEIWLADFSGSRGHEQKKKRPTIIIRDLT is encoded by the coding sequence ATGAAAAACCCATTAAAAGGAGAAATTTGGTTAGCTGATTTTAGTGGTTCTAGAGGACATGAACAAAAGAAGAAAAGACCTACTATAATTATAAGAGATCTTACGTAG
- a CDS encoding transcriptional regulator, whose protein sequence is MGEILNLVENSKAINSNLFSRQRILILKSLESLDQEGAVFRQLKAFLELDDGSLASSLKMLEEIGFIKSKKIKLENKNMTQYFITNHGKEEFNIFKKWLGEVIE, encoded by the coding sequence ATGGGTGAAATATTAAATCTAGTTGAGAATTCAAAAGCCATAAATTCTAATCTTTTTTCTCGTCAGAGAATATTAATTTTAAAAAGTTTAGAGAGCTTAGACCAAGAAGGTGCAGTATTTAGGCAATTAAAAGCATTTTTAGAGCTTGATGATGGTAGTTTAGCTTCTAGTTTAAAAATGCTTGAAGAAATAGGATTTATAAAAAGTAAAAAAATTAAATTAGAGAATAAAAATATGACTCAATATTTTATAACAAATCATGGGAAGGAAGAATTTAATATATTTAAAAAATGGTTAGGAGAGGTAATCGAATGA